Proteins co-encoded in one Tachysurus fulvidraco isolate hzauxx_2018 chromosome 17, HZAU_PFXX_2.0, whole genome shotgun sequence genomic window:
- the sycp3 gene encoding synaptonemal complex protein 3, protein MSIVDKSGKKRPASTFEENGLIVGVGNEVQTMLEKFGADISKAMQAKRKRLEAFTKSSLKGSNQKIEQLWKTQHGQRQKLTQEYSQEMLSVLRQWETDVKKSEEQEEKLNNLFQQQQKFFQQARVVQSQKIKHIKELYEQFVKNMEEMEKSHEAFLQGAQMELKKEMALLQKKIMMDTQQQEMATVRKSLQSMLF, encoded by the exons ATGTCCATCGTTGATAAGTCGGGTAAGAAAAGACCTGCAAGTACATTTGAGGAAAATGGCCTTATTGTAGGTGTAGG GAATGAAGTTCAGACAATGTTAGAAAAATTTGGAG CTGACATTAGCAAGGCAATGCAGGCTAAAAGGAAACGCCTGGAAGCTTTTACCAAAAGCTCTCTGAAAGGCAGCAACCAGAAAATAGAGCAGCTGTGGAAGACCCAGCATGGCCAGAG ACAGAAGCTGACGCAGGAGTACTCCCAGGAGATGCTGTCAGTGCTGCGGCAGTGGGAGACCGATGTTAAGAAATctgaggagcaggaggagaaaCTGAAT AATTTATTTCAACAGCAGCAGAAGTTCTTCCAACAGGCACGGGTTGTGCAaagtcaaaaaataaaacacataaaagaGCTGTATGAGCAGTTTGTCAAG AACATGGAGGAGATGGAGAAAAGTCATGAGGCTTTTCTCCAGGGAGCACAGATGGAGTTGAAAAAGGAGATGGCTCTGCTGCAGAAAAAGATAATGATGGACACA caACAACAGGAGATGGCCACCGTGAGGAAGTCTCTACAGTCCATGTTGTTTTAA
- the actr6 gene encoding actin-related protein 6 isoform X1, with protein sequence MRTLVLDNGAYTAKIGYSHEKVSVIPNCQFRSKSLRLKTFTANQLDEIKDPSGLFYILPFQKGYLVNWDVQRKVWDQLFGKEMFKVDFADTNIIITEPYFNFTSIQESMNEILFEEYQFQSALRVNANKLITFPISLTPYIMCHVSAGSLSAHKHFNEYSSELCCIIVDSGFSFTHIAPYCRGRKMKDGICRINVGGKLLTNHLKEIISYRQLHVMDETYVINQVKEDVCYVSQDFYKDMQIAQLKGEENLVMRDYVLPDFSSIKKGFCKPREEMNFTGKYKTGEQMLRLTNERFAVPEMLFHPSDIGIQEMGIPEAIVNSISKMPEEMQPHFFKNIVLTGGNTLFSGFRDRVYQEVRALAPSEFDVSVIQPQNPICYPWTGGKLLAENPDFEDMVVTREDYEENGHYVCEEKFDI encoded by the exons ATGAGAACCCTCGTACTGGACAATGGTGCTTATACAGCTAAGATTGGATACAGCCATGAGAAAGTCAG TGTTATTCCTAACTGTCAGTTCCGATCCAAGTCTCTGAGGCTAAAAACCTTCACAGCAAATCAACTGGATGAAATCAAAGATCCTTCTGGGCTCTTTTATATTCTTCCGTTTCAAAAG ggTTATCTCGTAAACTGGGATGTGCAACGGAAAGTGTGGGATCAATTGTTTGGAAAAGAAATGTTCAAG GTGGACTTTGCTGatacaaacattattataactGAGCCCTACTTCAACTTCACCTCAATTCAGGAATCCATGAATGAAATTTTGTTTGAGGAGTACCAGTTTCAATCAGCTCTCAGAGTCAATG CCAACAAACTGATAACTTTCCCTATAAGCCTAACACCCTACATAATGTGCCATGTCTCAGCTGGATCTTTGAGTGCGCACAAACACTTCAATGAGTACAGTTCGGAGTTGTGTTGCATCATAGTGGATAGTGGCTTCTCCTTCACACACATTGCCCCTTATTGTAGAGGAAGGAAGATGAAGGATGGCATATGCAG AATAAATGTAGGTGGAAAACTACTCACCAACCACTTAAAAGAGATCATTTCCTACAG gCAGTTACATGTGATGGATGAGACATATGTGATTAATCAAGTGAAGGAGGACGTGTGCTATGTCTCACAGGACTTTTACAAAGACATGCAGATTGCTCA GTTGAAAGGAGAGGAAAATCTGGTAATGAGAGACTATGTGCTACCTGACTTTAGTTCCATCAAAAAGGGCTTCTGTAAG CCTCGTGAGGAAATGAATTTCACAGGGAAGTATAAAACTGGAGAGCAGATGCTGCGCCTCACAAACGAGAGATTTGCTGTTCCAGAGATGCTTTTCCACCCATCAGATATCGGAATCCAGGAAATGGGCATACCAGAAGCAATAGTCAACTCCATCAGCAAAATGCCAGAAG aaATGCAACCTCACTTCTTCAAGAACATTGTCCTAACGGGTGGCAACACCTTGTTCTCAGGCTTCAGAGATCGGGTGTACCAAGAAGTTCGTGCACTCGCACCTAGCGAATTTGATGTTTCTGTAATACAGCCACAAAA TCCAATCTGCTATCCTTGGACAGGAGGAAAGCTACTAGCAGAAAACCCAGACTTTGAGGACATGGTGGTAACACGGGAGGATTATGAAGAAAATGGACATTATGTGTGTGAGGAGAAGTTTGACATTTAA
- the actr6 gene encoding actin-related protein 6 isoform X2: MRTLVLDNGAYTAKIGYSHEKVSVIPNCQFRSKSLRLKTFTANQLDEIKDPSGLFYILPFQKGYLVNWDVQRKVWDQLFGKEMFKVDFADTNIIITEPYFNFTSIQESMNEILFEEYQFQSALRVNAGSLSAHKHFNEYSSELCCIIVDSGFSFTHIAPYCRGRKMKDGICRINVGGKLLTNHLKEIISYRQLHVMDETYVINQVKEDVCYVSQDFYKDMQIAQLKGEENLVMRDYVLPDFSSIKKGFCKPREEMNFTGKYKTGEQMLRLTNERFAVPEMLFHPSDIGIQEMGIPEAIVNSISKMPEEMQPHFFKNIVLTGGNTLFSGFRDRVYQEVRALAPSEFDVSVIQPQNPICYPWTGGKLLAENPDFEDMVVTREDYEENGHYVCEEKFDI; this comes from the exons ATGAGAACCCTCGTACTGGACAATGGTGCTTATACAGCTAAGATTGGATACAGCCATGAGAAAGTCAG TGTTATTCCTAACTGTCAGTTCCGATCCAAGTCTCTGAGGCTAAAAACCTTCACAGCAAATCAACTGGATGAAATCAAAGATCCTTCTGGGCTCTTTTATATTCTTCCGTTTCAAAAG ggTTATCTCGTAAACTGGGATGTGCAACGGAAAGTGTGGGATCAATTGTTTGGAAAAGAAATGTTCAAG GTGGACTTTGCTGatacaaacattattataactGAGCCCTACTTCAACTTCACCTCAATTCAGGAATCCATGAATGAAATTTTGTTTGAGGAGTACCAGTTTCAATCAGCTCTCAGAGTCAATG CTGGATCTTTGAGTGCGCACAAACACTTCAATGAGTACAGTTCGGAGTTGTGTTGCATCATAGTGGATAGTGGCTTCTCCTTCACACACATTGCCCCTTATTGTAGAGGAAGGAAGATGAAGGATGGCATATGCAG AATAAATGTAGGTGGAAAACTACTCACCAACCACTTAAAAGAGATCATTTCCTACAG gCAGTTACATGTGATGGATGAGACATATGTGATTAATCAAGTGAAGGAGGACGTGTGCTATGTCTCACAGGACTTTTACAAAGACATGCAGATTGCTCA GTTGAAAGGAGAGGAAAATCTGGTAATGAGAGACTATGTGCTACCTGACTTTAGTTCCATCAAAAAGGGCTTCTGTAAG CCTCGTGAGGAAATGAATTTCACAGGGAAGTATAAAACTGGAGAGCAGATGCTGCGCCTCACAAACGAGAGATTTGCTGTTCCAGAGATGCTTTTCCACCCATCAGATATCGGAATCCAGGAAATGGGCATACCAGAAGCAATAGTCAACTCCATCAGCAAAATGCCAGAAG aaATGCAACCTCACTTCTTCAAGAACATTGTCCTAACGGGTGGCAACACCTTGTTCTCAGGCTTCAGAGATCGGGTGTACCAAGAAGTTCGTGCACTCGCACCTAGCGAATTTGATGTTTCTGTAATACAGCCACAAAA TCCAATCTGCTATCCTTGGACAGGAGGAAAGCTACTAGCAGAAAACCCAGACTTTGAGGACATGGTGGTAACACGGGAGGATTATGAAGAAAATGGACATTATGTGTGTGAGGAGAAGTTTGACATTTAA
- the gtse1 gene encoding G2 and S phase-expressed protein 1 isoform X2: protein MDIFLLMSSIAGDDVCSLAEEKFDFEVSLSPESSKGDGDTEDEVFLGPVTQKERCISHEIVTQTKESSSSGPSLGEEPSWSPLLEENFDEVCKEAHLLASHFERTLSEPVAKDHTAASSLSEDAEKFELDSMAKLNMFKSADVLSPIKRETFCVQDSPMMQLPPAIQKRLQKSSNISGGKPRLSTSSPVRTTDTLPKLAPRGKSLLHTGRVLPNKPTAMGNSRLSSGARPALPIRNRLPPPNKSCFGLKRSPGSRDISRTTSAEDLLSDTTSIASDVSDSSFNTSLPLKRGLPAPKTELRGGATLHKVPSLPNRRVMDRSRNTSSSSSSVSSINSSLSVSPTGKLNSSLNTSMNSISGRISCSGSRLPSSTRKSGIIYKSLESSSVRTASFPTQGRKGPEPVPRPIKATPLKRTETGPCLQQHTPAKRTIERTTSVPSISMLAAKTGSTVKVNSNLKAFVAPTPTNSLKGIRRSEVTSPDVPRIMKPKRLISACSVDSVPQRLALPTPHGLQTLSSATEKPLQSKLQRPSALPTPVSRRVSGIPMLTPKSVPRLKKQSRTPEPQTPVSSSAISHSRPGHHSEQQQVVEQVVPKDNSSATSEFKPCSLVFTLEDDGDRRTACQPAAVKSSKPSPDDLEPHLPNPECPSLLKSEEMPHNHQLRKKETLQSVLVDAPAPLMKPEEKVLIDLSNTPDLVKTIPVKAFGGQLIDLSSPLIKWSPDEKKENPVKEAPPLINLSF, encoded by the exons ATG GATATTTTTCTGTTGATGTCTTCGATAGCCGGTGATG ATGTTTGCTCATTGGCTGAAGAGAAGTTTGATTTTGAAGTTTCACTGTCACCAGAAAG TTCTAAAGGAGATGGCGACACTGAAGATGAAGTATTCTTGGGCCCTGTCACACAGAAGGAGAGATGTATTTCCCACGAAATTGTGACCCAAACAAAAGAGAGTAGTAGCAGCGGGCCATCTTTAGGGGAGGAGCCAAGCTGGAGCCCTCTGCTTGAGGAGAACTTTGATGAAGTTTGCAAAGAAGCTCATCTTTTGGCTAGCCACTTTGAGAGAACTCTTTCTGAGCCTGTTGCCAAGGACCATACAGCTGCTTCCAGTTTGTCTGAAGATGCAGAAAAGTTTGAGTTGGACTCCATGGCCAAACTCAACATGTTCAAGTCAGCTGATGTACTTAGTCCCATAAAGAGAGAAACATTTTGTGTCCAGGACAGCCCCATGATGCAGCTTCCACCTGCCATCCAGAAACGACTGCAGAAGTCTAGCAATATATCAGGAGGCAAACCACGTCTCAGCACCTCCAGCCCTGTGAGAACTACTGACACTCTACCTAAATTGGCTCCAAGAGGGAAAAGCCTTTTGCACACTGGAAGAGTGCTACCTAACAAACCCACAGCCATGGGGAACTCTCGACTTTCCTCAGGTGCTCGACCAGCACTTCCTATCAGAAATCGGCTTCCTCCACCCAACAAA AGTTGTTTTGGCCTAAAACGGAGTCCTGGTAGTAGAGACATAAGCAGAACTACCTCTGCTGAAGACCTGCTTTCTGATACAACTAGTATAGCCTCTGATGTGAGTGATTCTTCTTTCAACACCAGTCTTCCACTAAAGAGAGGCCTTCCAGCCCCCAAG ACTGAATTAAGAGGTGGTGCGACACTTCATAAAGTTCCTTCACTACCAAACAGGAGAGTGATGGACCGAAGCCGAAATACCTCTTCGTCCTCCTCTTCTGTGTCTAGTATCAATTCaagcctgtctgtctctccaacTG GCAAACTGAATTCCTCCCTGAACACCAGTATGAATAGCATCAGTGGTCGCATTTCCTGTAGTGGCAGCCGGCTTCCCAGTTCTACCCGCAAGTCAGGAATAATCTACAAATCTCTGGAATCCTCTTCAGTAAGAACAGCATCCTTCCCCACACAGGGAAGGAAAGGTCCTGAGCCTGTCCCTAGACCAATCAAGGCCACCCCTTTGAAGAGAACAGAGACTGGACCTTGTCTTCAGCAGCACACACCAGCTAAAAGGACAATAGAGAGGACCACCTCTGTACCCAGCATATCAATGCTTGCTGCTAAAACTGGAAGCACTGTTAAGGTGAACTCCAACTTGAAAGCTTTTGTGGCACCGACTCCAACAAACTCTCTGAAGGGAATACGAAGATCCGAAG TTACATCACCTGATGTCCCACGAATTATGAAACCAAAAAGATTGATCTCCGCTTGCAGTGTGGACAG TGTTCCACAGAGACTCGCTCTTCCTACACCTCATGGCCTCCAGACACTTTCAAGTGCAACCGAGAAGCCGTTGCAGTCTAAACTGCAACGCCCATCTGCTCTACCTACACCCGTGAGCCGCAGAGTGTCTGGCATCCCAATGCTTACACCAAAAAGTGTTCCTCGTCTCAAAAAACAATCTCGTACTCCTGAGCCACAGACACCAGTTTCCAGCTCGGCCATTAGTCATTCTCG CCCAGGTCATCACAGTGAGCAGCAGCAAGTAGTCGAGCAGGTAGTGCCAAAGGACAACTCATCTGCCACATCTGAGTTTAAGCCTTGCTCCCTGGTCTTTACTCTAGAGGATGATGGTGACAGACGCACTGCTTGTCAGCCTGCAGCAGTGAAGTCTTCCAAACCATCCCCAGATGACCTGGAGCCTCATTTGCCCAACCCAGAATGTCCATCTCTTTTAAAGTCAGAGGAGATGCCACACAATCATCAGTTAAGGAAGAAAGAAACACTACAG TCGGTGCTCGTGGATGCACCTGCTCCTCTTATGAAGCCTGAAGAGAAGGTACTCATTGACCTTTCCAATACCCCTGACCTGGTCAAAACCATTCCCGTTAAGGCTTTTGGTGGACAG CTGATTGATTTGAGCTCACCTCTTATAAAATGGAGTCCAGATGAAAAGAAGGAAAACCCTGTGAAAGAGGCTCCTCCACTCATTAACTTGTCCTTCTGA
- the gtse1 gene encoding G2 and S phase-expressed protein 1 isoform X3 — MDIFLLMSSIADVCSLAEEKFDFEVSLSPESSKGDGDTEDEVFLGPVTQKERCISHEIVTQTKESSSSGPSLGEEPSWSPLLEENFDEVCKEAHLLASHFERTLSEPVAKDHTAASSLSEDAEKFELDSMAKLNMFKSADVLSPIKRETFCVQDSPMMQLPPAIQKRLQKSSNISGGKPRLSTSSPVRTTDTLPKLAPRGKSLLHTGRVLPNKPTAMGNSRLSSGARPALPIRNRLPPPNKSCFGLKRSPGSRDISRTTSAEDLLSDTTSIASDVSDSSFNTSLPLKRGLPAPKTELRGGATLHKVPSLPNRRVMDRSRNTSSSSSSVSSINSSLSVSPTGKCKLNSSLNTSMNSISGRISCSGSRLPSSTRKSGIIYKSLESSSVRTASFPTQGRKGPEPVPRPIKATPLKRTETGPCLQQHTPAKRTIERTTSVPSISMLAAKTGSTVKVNSNLKAFVAPTPTNSLKGIRRSEVTSPDVPRIMKPKRLISACSVDSVPQRLALPTPHGLQTLSSATEKPLQSKLQRPSALPTPVSRRVSGIPMLTPKSVPRLKKQSRTPEPQTPVSSSAISHSRPGHHSEQQQVVEQVVPKDNSSATSEFKPCSLVFTLEDDGDRRTACQPAAVKSSKPSPDDLEPHLPNPECPSLLKSEEMPHNHQLRKKETLQSVLVDAPAPLMKPEEKVLIDLSNTPDLVKTIPVKAFGGQLIDLSSPLIKWSPDEKKENPVKEAPPLINLSF; from the exons ATG GATATTTTTCTGTTGATGTCTTCGATAGCCG ATGTTTGCTCATTGGCTGAAGAGAAGTTTGATTTTGAAGTTTCACTGTCACCAGAAAG TTCTAAAGGAGATGGCGACACTGAAGATGAAGTATTCTTGGGCCCTGTCACACAGAAGGAGAGATGTATTTCCCACGAAATTGTGACCCAAACAAAAGAGAGTAGTAGCAGCGGGCCATCTTTAGGGGAGGAGCCAAGCTGGAGCCCTCTGCTTGAGGAGAACTTTGATGAAGTTTGCAAAGAAGCTCATCTTTTGGCTAGCCACTTTGAGAGAACTCTTTCTGAGCCTGTTGCCAAGGACCATACAGCTGCTTCCAGTTTGTCTGAAGATGCAGAAAAGTTTGAGTTGGACTCCATGGCCAAACTCAACATGTTCAAGTCAGCTGATGTACTTAGTCCCATAAAGAGAGAAACATTTTGTGTCCAGGACAGCCCCATGATGCAGCTTCCACCTGCCATCCAGAAACGACTGCAGAAGTCTAGCAATATATCAGGAGGCAAACCACGTCTCAGCACCTCCAGCCCTGTGAGAACTACTGACACTCTACCTAAATTGGCTCCAAGAGGGAAAAGCCTTTTGCACACTGGAAGAGTGCTACCTAACAAACCCACAGCCATGGGGAACTCTCGACTTTCCTCAGGTGCTCGACCAGCACTTCCTATCAGAAATCGGCTTCCTCCACCCAACAAA AGTTGTTTTGGCCTAAAACGGAGTCCTGGTAGTAGAGACATAAGCAGAACTACCTCTGCTGAAGACCTGCTTTCTGATACAACTAGTATAGCCTCTGATGTGAGTGATTCTTCTTTCAACACCAGTCTTCCACTAAAGAGAGGCCTTCCAGCCCCCAAG ACTGAATTAAGAGGTGGTGCGACACTTCATAAAGTTCCTTCACTACCAAACAGGAGAGTGATGGACCGAAGCCGAAATACCTCTTCGTCCTCCTCTTCTGTGTCTAGTATCAATTCaagcctgtctgtctctccaacTGGTAAAT GCAAACTGAATTCCTCCCTGAACACCAGTATGAATAGCATCAGTGGTCGCATTTCCTGTAGTGGCAGCCGGCTTCCCAGTTCTACCCGCAAGTCAGGAATAATCTACAAATCTCTGGAATCCTCTTCAGTAAGAACAGCATCCTTCCCCACACAGGGAAGGAAAGGTCCTGAGCCTGTCCCTAGACCAATCAAGGCCACCCCTTTGAAGAGAACAGAGACTGGACCTTGTCTTCAGCAGCACACACCAGCTAAAAGGACAATAGAGAGGACCACCTCTGTACCCAGCATATCAATGCTTGCTGCTAAAACTGGAAGCACTGTTAAGGTGAACTCCAACTTGAAAGCTTTTGTGGCACCGACTCCAACAAACTCTCTGAAGGGAATACGAAGATCCGAAG TTACATCACCTGATGTCCCACGAATTATGAAACCAAAAAGATTGATCTCCGCTTGCAGTGTGGACAG TGTTCCACAGAGACTCGCTCTTCCTACACCTCATGGCCTCCAGACACTTTCAAGTGCAACCGAGAAGCCGTTGCAGTCTAAACTGCAACGCCCATCTGCTCTACCTACACCCGTGAGCCGCAGAGTGTCTGGCATCCCAATGCTTACACCAAAAAGTGTTCCTCGTCTCAAAAAACAATCTCGTACTCCTGAGCCACAGACACCAGTTTCCAGCTCGGCCATTAGTCATTCTCG CCCAGGTCATCACAGTGAGCAGCAGCAAGTAGTCGAGCAGGTAGTGCCAAAGGACAACTCATCTGCCACATCTGAGTTTAAGCCTTGCTCCCTGGTCTTTACTCTAGAGGATGATGGTGACAGACGCACTGCTTGTCAGCCTGCAGCAGTGAAGTCTTCCAAACCATCCCCAGATGACCTGGAGCCTCATTTGCCCAACCCAGAATGTCCATCTCTTTTAAAGTCAGAGGAGATGCCACACAATCATCAGTTAAGGAAGAAAGAAACACTACAG TCGGTGCTCGTGGATGCACCTGCTCCTCTTATGAAGCCTGAAGAGAAGGTACTCATTGACCTTTCCAATACCCCTGACCTGGTCAAAACCATTCCCGTTAAGGCTTTTGGTGGACAG CTGATTGATTTGAGCTCACCTCTTATAAAATGGAGTCCAGATGAAAAGAAGGAAAACCCTGTGAAAGAGGCTCCTCCACTCATTAACTTGTCCTTCTGA
- the gtse1 gene encoding G2 and S phase-expressed protein 1 isoform X1, whose product MDIFLLMSSIAGDDVCSLAEEKFDFEVSLSPESSKGDGDTEDEVFLGPVTQKERCISHEIVTQTKESSSSGPSLGEEPSWSPLLEENFDEVCKEAHLLASHFERTLSEPVAKDHTAASSLSEDAEKFELDSMAKLNMFKSADVLSPIKRETFCVQDSPMMQLPPAIQKRLQKSSNISGGKPRLSTSSPVRTTDTLPKLAPRGKSLLHTGRVLPNKPTAMGNSRLSSGARPALPIRNRLPPPNKSCFGLKRSPGSRDISRTTSAEDLLSDTTSIASDVSDSSFNTSLPLKRGLPAPKTELRGGATLHKVPSLPNRRVMDRSRNTSSSSSSVSSINSSLSVSPTGKCKLNSSLNTSMNSISGRISCSGSRLPSSTRKSGIIYKSLESSSVRTASFPTQGRKGPEPVPRPIKATPLKRTETGPCLQQHTPAKRTIERTTSVPSISMLAAKTGSTVKVNSNLKAFVAPTPTNSLKGIRRSEVTSPDVPRIMKPKRLISACSVDSVPQRLALPTPHGLQTLSSATEKPLQSKLQRPSALPTPVSRRVSGIPMLTPKSVPRLKKQSRTPEPQTPVSSSAISHSRPGHHSEQQQVVEQVVPKDNSSATSEFKPCSLVFTLEDDGDRRTACQPAAVKSSKPSPDDLEPHLPNPECPSLLKSEEMPHNHQLRKKETLQSVLVDAPAPLMKPEEKVLIDLSNTPDLVKTIPVKAFGGQLIDLSSPLIKWSPDEKKENPVKEAPPLINLSF is encoded by the exons ATG GATATTTTTCTGTTGATGTCTTCGATAGCCGGTGATG ATGTTTGCTCATTGGCTGAAGAGAAGTTTGATTTTGAAGTTTCACTGTCACCAGAAAG TTCTAAAGGAGATGGCGACACTGAAGATGAAGTATTCTTGGGCCCTGTCACACAGAAGGAGAGATGTATTTCCCACGAAATTGTGACCCAAACAAAAGAGAGTAGTAGCAGCGGGCCATCTTTAGGGGAGGAGCCAAGCTGGAGCCCTCTGCTTGAGGAGAACTTTGATGAAGTTTGCAAAGAAGCTCATCTTTTGGCTAGCCACTTTGAGAGAACTCTTTCTGAGCCTGTTGCCAAGGACCATACAGCTGCTTCCAGTTTGTCTGAAGATGCAGAAAAGTTTGAGTTGGACTCCATGGCCAAACTCAACATGTTCAAGTCAGCTGATGTACTTAGTCCCATAAAGAGAGAAACATTTTGTGTCCAGGACAGCCCCATGATGCAGCTTCCACCTGCCATCCAGAAACGACTGCAGAAGTCTAGCAATATATCAGGAGGCAAACCACGTCTCAGCACCTCCAGCCCTGTGAGAACTACTGACACTCTACCTAAATTGGCTCCAAGAGGGAAAAGCCTTTTGCACACTGGAAGAGTGCTACCTAACAAACCCACAGCCATGGGGAACTCTCGACTTTCCTCAGGTGCTCGACCAGCACTTCCTATCAGAAATCGGCTTCCTCCACCCAACAAA AGTTGTTTTGGCCTAAAACGGAGTCCTGGTAGTAGAGACATAAGCAGAACTACCTCTGCTGAAGACCTGCTTTCTGATACAACTAGTATAGCCTCTGATGTGAGTGATTCTTCTTTCAACACCAGTCTTCCACTAAAGAGAGGCCTTCCAGCCCCCAAG ACTGAATTAAGAGGTGGTGCGACACTTCATAAAGTTCCTTCACTACCAAACAGGAGAGTGATGGACCGAAGCCGAAATACCTCTTCGTCCTCCTCTTCTGTGTCTAGTATCAATTCaagcctgtctgtctctccaacTGGTAAAT GCAAACTGAATTCCTCCCTGAACACCAGTATGAATAGCATCAGTGGTCGCATTTCCTGTAGTGGCAGCCGGCTTCCCAGTTCTACCCGCAAGTCAGGAATAATCTACAAATCTCTGGAATCCTCTTCAGTAAGAACAGCATCCTTCCCCACACAGGGAAGGAAAGGTCCTGAGCCTGTCCCTAGACCAATCAAGGCCACCCCTTTGAAGAGAACAGAGACTGGACCTTGTCTTCAGCAGCACACACCAGCTAAAAGGACAATAGAGAGGACCACCTCTGTACCCAGCATATCAATGCTTGCTGCTAAAACTGGAAGCACTGTTAAGGTGAACTCCAACTTGAAAGCTTTTGTGGCACCGACTCCAACAAACTCTCTGAAGGGAATACGAAGATCCGAAG TTACATCACCTGATGTCCCACGAATTATGAAACCAAAAAGATTGATCTCCGCTTGCAGTGTGGACAG TGTTCCACAGAGACTCGCTCTTCCTACACCTCATGGCCTCCAGACACTTTCAAGTGCAACCGAGAAGCCGTTGCAGTCTAAACTGCAACGCCCATCTGCTCTACCTACACCCGTGAGCCGCAGAGTGTCTGGCATCCCAATGCTTACACCAAAAAGTGTTCCTCGTCTCAAAAAACAATCTCGTACTCCTGAGCCACAGACACCAGTTTCCAGCTCGGCCATTAGTCATTCTCG CCCAGGTCATCACAGTGAGCAGCAGCAAGTAGTCGAGCAGGTAGTGCCAAAGGACAACTCATCTGCCACATCTGAGTTTAAGCCTTGCTCCCTGGTCTTTACTCTAGAGGATGATGGTGACAGACGCACTGCTTGTCAGCCTGCAGCAGTGAAGTCTTCCAAACCATCCCCAGATGACCTGGAGCCTCATTTGCCCAACCCAGAATGTCCATCTCTTTTAAAGTCAGAGGAGATGCCACACAATCATCAGTTAAGGAAGAAAGAAACACTACAG TCGGTGCTCGTGGATGCACCTGCTCCTCTTATGAAGCCTGAAGAGAAGGTACTCATTGACCTTTCCAATACCCCTGACCTGGTCAAAACCATTCCCGTTAAGGCTTTTGGTGGACAG CTGATTGATTTGAGCTCACCTCTTATAAAATGGAGTCCAGATGAAAAGAAGGAAAACCCTGTGAAAGAGGCTCCTCCACTCATTAACTTGTCCTTCTGA